CGCTATAATTAaagattataatttataatttatccgTATGCAATTGGTTTAGTTAAAACTAAAAATAAGGCacattatttaatttctgtatttaaatTTTAACAGAAGCTAGACAATATATTATATACTCGGTATTTTATTTATTCGAAAATGTACAAACTCACCTAGTTTCCCAAAATATATATGGAAACGATTTGATACTTTCAGCCCAAGATTTGATACTtttagcccaagtaattaaccttcCATCTATATAACAACGAGTTTAATAAACCTAAACCCTACGAATTAAACTACAACAATCTAAAAACAACCCTAATTCACAAACCACTGCCAAAAACTTATTTCAATTACCTTTTTCATTCGTTTTTTGTTTAGAAATAATGGAGAGATACCAAAGATTGGAAGCACTCGGAGAAGGAGCTTTTGGCGTAGTATGTAAAGCGTTAGATCGAAAAACAAACGAAATCGTTGCAGTCAAGAGAATGAAAGACGATCATGGATCATTTAAAGAATGCATGAATTTGATTGAAGTTAAATCACTTTTGGAGATGAATAATCATCCCAATATCATCAAACTTAAAGAAATCCACAAAAAAGGCGATATTTTATATTTGATATTCGAGTACATGGAATGTAGTCTTTACGATCGATTGAAGAATCAAACAGAGTATTTTTCAGAAACCCAGATTAAAAGTATGTGCTTTCAACTGTTTCAGGGTCTTGCATACGCTCATGCTAAAGGTTACATTCATCGCGATCTTAAACCCGGTAATATTTTAGTATCCAAAGATGTGATAAAAATTTGTGATTTTGGTCAAGCACGCGAGATTGATGATAAAATTCCGTTTACCGATTACGTTACGACGCGTTGGTACCGTGCCCCAGAGGTTATTCTAGGTCAAGACATTTATGATTTTTCGGTTGATATGTGGGCCATGGGTACAATCATGGTTGAGTTATATAACCGTAAACCGTTGTTTGATTGCGAATCCGGACAGGCTGTTTTGTGTAAAATTTGTAAAGTGATTGGGACCCCAACAGAGAGTACATGGAAATATGGTATTAAACTTGCAAGTGAAAAAGGGTTTGAGTTTCCGAAATTTAGTGGTGTGAAATTATCTGAGTTGGTACCAACTGCAAGTCCCGAGGCGGTTGATTTGATTGGTACGTTGCTGAGCTGGAATCCACATAAGCGGGGGACGGCTATGGAAGTACTTATACACCCGTTTTTTAAAAGTTGTAGGGATGTTTTACGATCTGAGTTACgacatgaaagaagtttaaaaaggCGAAAGTGTGATGAGAATGAAGATGATTTGAAGAGACGTATTGAAGCTTACTGGTTTGACTATTGAAAACAGAGAACATATTTTTGATTTATATGGtcaaatatgtatatgtacaagaCTGTACCACATGTCTTGCTTTAATGACCATTTATGCTTACAACATTTGACTTTTCTGTTGTTATATGTGAAAATTTACTTTCTGAGTTTAGGTGATTACATCTGTGTTAACCCATATGACTCAATTGACTCAGTTGACCCTTTTTATTCTTAGTTAAATGTCTTTGTATCTTTTAGACCCATTAGACAGAAAACATAACCCAAATTAACATACTACATATAGGTTGATATTGCTACCTCTGTTGTAACCATGAGACAATTTTATGGAAAATGTGGTCAGTTGTAAATCTATTAATTTCATTAATTtccaaaatatattaataatatatagttagGTTATGGTGAATGTCTGATTGTTGGATTTGGTCACATCAGATATCtcgtgttattattattgtaatataacTATCTACTATGGCCTATTGGTGTTAGAcaccttataatttttttttctctgcATTAACTATTCAAACCTCAGTTGTTAGATGAAATCTTCAGTCAATTTAAACAGGGACCTCAAGCATTAGTACTTTTGCTTTAATTTAACCTGTTTCTTATAcatttgtaattaataaatgaaCTGGATTTgctaaaatggttaattttggatCTACAGATAGCaagaatacttacactttgaatatGGTACAATGTTTTAAATTTCTATTCATTTAACTGTTTACCATCATATAATTTTTCAAAGTTCCCTAACTCAAAATAGTTTGCTAAAATTGATTGGACTTCAGTAATAAAATGAGATGAGAGTAATATAATAATTACACCTAAAAGTTTAACCTCATGGAGTCATGGTTGGAAAGTCACGTCGATAATGCAAAAATGACCAGGCCAATGACCTTTGGTTACAATTGTCACTTTTACGCAATATAAATTCTCCAAGATCTTAAGTCCAGTCAAAGGATTTAGCATTATCTCATACAGAATGTTATAAGTTTGCGTGTGATGAAATGCAGGTCACAGTGACATAACTTTATCACAGAGATGAGAATGAAGACTATTTATTCATTTTAATCTAGTTCTTTTTTTCCTTTTAATCTACTACTGGTAATGGTAATAATTAACATAGATCAGTAAATGATATAACTTCAGTTTAAACATATTAGGTGCAGGCCCGGATTTAAGGGTGTGCAACCTGTTCATTGGAACAGGGCCCATTATTATTTGGGGCCCATTTTATTATTATCCATATACCCATTATAATGATGTTTATACAACTATACAAGCCCACATGTATTTGTGGATGAAACTCGGGGAAAAACTCAGAATAGTCCCATAAATTTattcttttacaatatatattccgTTTGCCCCCTTTTCTACTTTAAATGTTCATTTCAACCCATAGCATTTAAATTGCCCCGTTTTATCAACTGGTCGATGACAAAATTAATACTAAACTACATATAAAAAGAGTTATTCTGTGTTTCATATGTTTTGGTTTTAAATACTAtttatctttttattttaattatagccTACTAATAATCAAATAAAATAAATGTCTTGTAACAAATTTGGTCAAATGTTGTATGCTCACAAatctataaaatcaaatatatcaatATACGGTAGATCGTTTACATTTATTTACACACATCGATGACATATATAAAGGAAGTTAAATTGGGGCGTCTTTTAAAATAATTTTTAGGGCTTATTTTATATTTCGAACAGGGCCTCCAAAATTTTGTGAGACGGCCCTGATTAGGTGCATttatgccatgaagtatccactcaTGACACCTttaccatatcgtttggggggtaaaggggaggggggttttacttggccgtgcccttggatagGTTTCAAGGTTTCCCTCcggggcagcgatgggggcggggttattatcgctgcatcggcatagtcgaaacgggagatgatcgcaacggttgGTTTTGTCCTCCtcaggtgatcccaatcgctgtccaAAAAAAAGGAAGAGTTACATATTTTATCCTTTATAAGAAGTGTAGAATTTGTTCAGTGGATGAAAACTTTGGACTTATCCAAGAGCTAGACCAAGACTCAAAGTTGTATCTTTTCATCCACACAACTTAATTTTCCCTCATCACTTTCAAATTAGCATTCAACGCGTTAACCAAATTAAAACATATTCAGTTACATAACGACTTGTGCATTATTGATAGATATTTTCCATATGCAAGTGGAAGAGGTAGAAGACAACTGTGACATAAAAAAATGTCCATTATAAGAAATTGACTGAGAATTGGTCTCATACACATAACTTCAATCAGCCCTATCTCTTCATCTTCATATTTTCATATTCTTGCATTATTACACAGAAATAAAAACCCCTCATAAACTTAACACACAACATTTCTTATCCAAAATTTCAATGGCTATTGGTGAACTCTTTCTTGGTGTATTCCTCAATGTTCTGTTTGAAAAAATGGCTTACCCTGAATTGATCAGGCTAGCTCGATCTGTGAGAGTAGATTCTGAGCTCGACAAATGGCGCAGCACCTTCACCCTGATACAAGCAGTGCTTGTTGATGCAGGGAAGAAGCACTTAGAAAATATTTCTATTCAGTTATGGTTGAATGAACTTCATCATTTGGCTTATGACATAGATGATGTACTCGATGATCTGGCTACTGAAGCTATGCGTCACCCGTTGATACAACAATCTCGTGCCAGCACCAGTAAGGTATTGAAGTTTATTCCAAACAAATTTCATGCTCTTAAATATGGTCGGTAGATGATCTCTAAACTAGATAAGATTACATCCAAATTGGATTCTCTTATTAAGGAGATCAGTATCTTAGGTTTGATTAGTAACGTTGAAAGGTCAAGTACAACAACTCGGCTTTGACCAGAGGAACTGGTTGATGTTTCCGGGATTGTGGGTAGGGAAGGGGATAAAGAGGCATTGATTGGAAAGTTGGTATGGAACGAATCGTGTGATCAAAATGTCAGCATCATGTCTATTGTTGGTCTTGATGGAATAGGCAAGACCACACTTGCCCGACTTTTCTACAACGATAAAAAAGTAAAGGATCACTTTGAACTCACTTCTTGGGTTTGTGTCTCCGATGAGTTCAATGTATTTAATATTAGCAAGGCAATATTTAAAGATGTAGGTGGGGATGATAGAAAATTTGAAGCCCTAAATCAGCTTCAAGTGGCTATTtcagaaaaaaaaattcaaataaaagGTTCCTAATTGTTCTAGACGATGTCTGGAACGAAAACTATAAGGAGTGGGAACGATTCCGACGTCCTTTGGGTGAAGGAGCACCTGGAAGTAAGGTCATTGTGACAACAAGAAAGACCACAGTTTCATCGGTGATGGACTCGATTCAAGTTTACCCACTTGAGATTTTATCTAACGATGAAGCTGTATCTTTGCTTGCTCAGCATGCGTTAGGTAAAGAAAACTTCGATTCACATCTATCACTTAAATTGTACGGTGAAGGTATCGTGAAGAAATGTGGCAGATTGCCTTTGGCTTTGACAATCCTGGGACGAGTGTTGAGAAGAAGAACAaaagaagaagaatgggatgagCTGTTGAATAGTGAAATATGGAATGTAGAGAACCAAAAGAAGATTCTTCCAGCTCTAAGACTAAGCTATTATGATCTCCCTCCTAATTTGAAGCAAATGTTTGCATATTGTTGCTTATTCCCCAAAGATTACTTATTCGAGAAGAACGAACTAATCCTACAGTGGATGGCAAAGGGGTTCTTGGTGAAGTCAGAAGGCAGATCAATGGAGAGTTTAGGTCGAGATGGTTTTGAAGAGTTAGTGTCCAGGTCATTTTTCCAGCATTCAACTCTCGGCGAATCACAATATACAATGCACGACGTGATAAGTGACTTGGCCATGAGTGTCGCAGGAGAGTTCTTTTTTATGCAGGATGATAAAATTGATCTGCATGACAAGAACATGTCTTTCGAGAAATTCCACCACTTTTCGTTTATTCATCAAACATACGGAGTGTACAGGAAGTTTAAGGCTCTCGAAAGAGCTAGACGCCTGCATACTTTTTAGCTGTGTCAGTTACAAGGCCATATGACAGTAAAAAATTCTTCTTATCGAACAAGGTTCTTACAGAACTAGTTCCTCGATTACAGTTTTTAAGGGTGCTAAGCCTCACAAATTATTCAATCACAGAGGTACCACAATCCATTTGTAGTCTCAAGCACTTGCGCTACCTCAACTTTTCCCAAACTCTCATCACATGTTTACCCGAACATATAGGTGATCTTTATAATCTACAAAGCTTGTTGCTCTCAGGTTGTCAAAACTTAGCTAGCTTGCCAGATAGTTGTGTAAAGTTGATTAACTTGCGACATCTTGATATTAGCGATACTCCGGAGTTGAATGAGACACCAGTAGGCATTGGTGGGTTGACGAGTCTACAAACTCTATCCAAAGTCATAATTGGTGGAGCTACTGGATTCAAAATATCCTTTCTTAAAAACCTATTGCACCTTGAAGGTCAGATTATGATTAAAGGACTTCATAAAGTTAATAACAAAATCCATGTCGAGGAAGCCAACTTAATGAAGAAGAAGGGACTTTGTGATTTGGAGCTTGATTGGAGTGGAGATGTCGCCAATGCTACTCAGAATGCAAAAATAGGATATGAAGTATTTGAAACACTAATGCCGTCTGAGAAGATAAAAAGCCTCAAGATTCTGTACTACACGGGAACAAAATTTCCTAGTTGGGTTGGGGATTCCTCATTTGATTGCTTAACAGAGCTTACCTTAAAGTAATTGTTATTTTGGTATTTCAAAAAGTGATATCTCATTCTCATTACATACAGATACATATACAAAAGAAGGAACAATAAAAGGAAACTATATACAATATCATTTCCTAAATGGTGAAGACTAAATAAAGAACTCAATACATGACAGAGAAAAAAAACGCGGTTTCTTATACTCCCCCTCAAGTTGGCGCATGTAAGTTTCAAATGCCCAACTTGTCAAGTAAGGTACGTAAGCGATTAGAACCAAGTGGTTTGGTAAGTAAATCTGCTAGTTGTTGTTTAGAGTCAATAGTCAGAGGTTCAATTTCCTTCTTTTCAACACGTTCACGAACGAAATAGCAATCCATTTCGACGTGTTTCGTTCGTTCATGGAAGACCGGGTTATTGCGATGTGTCTAGCCGATTGATTGTCACAAAACAGCGATGTAGGGCCATTAGAATGAATATTTAATTCTTTAAGTAACCATTGGACTCATAACACTTCGCTGACAGCTATAGCCATGGCTCGGTATTCGGCTTCGGCGAAAGAGCGAGATACCACTGACTGTTTCTTGGACTTCCAAGAAATTGGAGCTCCACCTAATAAAAGCAAATAGCCACTTCTTGATCGTCTGCTGAATGGACACCCAAGCCAATCGGAGTCGCAATATGCAACAAGATTTATTTCACCATCCTTAGGTAAAAGTATACCTTGACCAGCCGTGGTTTTGAGGTAGCGAAGGACCCGAGTGGTAGCCTCCATATGATTGCGTCTAGGATCTGCAACAAATTGACTTAAGATGTTAACTGAATAAGTTATGTCTGGACGGGTGGCTTGTAGATACAAAAGAGGACCCACAAGCCTTCGATATTGGCTTGCATCAACCTTCTCTTCTTCCTCTCCTTTGTCAAGTTTCAAGTTCGGCTCCATTGGAAACGAGCTAGGACGACACCCTTGCAGACCACTATCCTCAAGTAAATCTAACGTATACTTGCGTTGGCTAAGAACTAGGCCTTCTGATGTTCTTGCCACCTCTATTCCCAAGAAGTATTTCAAGGAGCCAAGATCTTTAATGCAAAATTCCTTGTCAAGGTAGGACTTTGTTCTCTTAATTTGGTTCGTATCATTTCCAACCAGTATTACATCGTCCACATAGATAAGAGCTGCTACAAACACGTTAGCAGTTTTATAAATAAACAAAGAATGGTCTTCCTTTGATTGCTCGTAACCAATGCGAGTGAGCAATCTAGTGAACTTGTGATACCAGTTTCGAgaggcttgtttcaaaccatagatAGACTTCTTGAGTTTGCAAACCCTCATGTCGTTCTCTCATGCAAAACCTTGCGGTATTTTCATATAGACTTCCTCCTCCAAGTCACCGTGTAAGAAAGCATTATTAATGTCGAGCTGCTGAATTTCCCATCCCCGTTTAACAGCAACCGCAAGTAGGGTTCTAACCGTTACCAACTTGGCTACCGGAGCGAAGGTATCGTGATAATCGACACCCTCTAGTTGTGTGAACCCTTTCGCCACGAGTCTCGCCTTGTATCTTTCTGCCTCGCCATTTGGTTTGAATTTAACCTTGTACACCCACTTTGAGTCGATGGCTTTCTTTCCTTTGGGTAGTGTTTCAAGCGTCCATGTTTCATTTTTCTCAAGTGCCATGATCTCATTCTTCATTGCTTCTTTCCAATGCTCACTCTTAGCCGCCTGATGAAATTTTTTTGGCTCATCATGGGAGTTGATGGCGGATAAGAAAGCTTTGTGAGTGTTAGAAAAACGATTATATGAAACATAGTTGGATTGGGGATATACCGTGGAATTTGCTTGATTGGAGACAGGTTGTACGTGATCGATCGATGGGGGAAGTTCAACTTGATAATCCCTTAAGTGTTTAGGTTGTACTCTACTTCTTTAATGTGTTTCTGCTTCCAATTCTTGTTGCACACTAGGTTGGTCATCATAAGTGGTGTCATTTAAGTGTGCTTCACTTTCATCAACTTGCACGTTAGGTTCATGTTGCATAAATGTAGTCTCATTCTGAGGAGTATTTTCCATGGTGGAATACCTTTCATTATTTTCATTATGTTCATTCTCGTCAGTTTCCATTTGTACTCCCCCTGTCCCCACATTTCCAGTGGTTTCGTCATGGCATGCATCATCACAACATTGAGTGATTGGGCTGATATCTTCAAAAATCTCAGGCTCTTGACTTTGGTAATTGTCTTAAAAATTTGCAAAAGGAAAAACATCCTCTACAAATTTAACATCTCTAGTGACTACCATTTTTATTAACTCTAGATCATAAATTTTGTAGCCATTTTTACCATAAGGATATCCCAAAAATACACCAGGCTTTCCTCTTGGTTCGAACTTGTCCCCATTCATTTCAGTGTTTCTATAATAAGCCAAGCAACCAAAAATACGCATGTGATCATATTCAGGATTGCGGCCTAATAATATCTGGTAAGGGGTCAAGTTATTTATAGCCTTTGACGGTAACCGATTCACTATGTAGGTGGCAGTTAAAACGCATTCTCCCCAAAAGGTAGTAGGGAGACTAGCTTCAAATCGGAAAGCCCGTGCAATTTCTAAGAGGTGTCTATGCTTTCGTTCCACGACCCCATTTTGTTGTGGGGTATGAGGGCAAGTCGTTTCTAGAACGATTCCTTGCTCGGCATAAAATTGGCTCATATGGTTAGAGACGAATTCCCCACCATTATCACACCTAATCCTCTTAATGGATTTTCCAAATTGTATACTAACCATTTTATAAAAATCAGTTAAGCATTTACTAGCCTCAAACTTATTCTTTAGCAAGTAAATCCAAACCACGCGACTATAATCATCAATTATAGTTAAAAAAATAATTTGCCCCTGTAAGGGAAGGCCTTCTATATTTGCCCCAAATATAACAATGAATCAAATCAAAACATTCATTCGTCTTAATGGAACTTACCGGAAATGGTAATCGAGTAAGTTTAGCTTTATTACAAGAATCACAAACTTTATCCTTAAAATTCAAAGAAACACCTTTAAGAAAATTAACATGAGACAACTTTGCATTTGATGCGTGTCCAAGTCGCGTGTGCCATGAATCATATGTGACCATCATCGCCTTCCTTTCTTCCTCCATTCGATACAGACCTTTACGACAGCTACCCGTTCCAATCAAGTTCCCCGTCTCCAAGTCCTGTAACACAAAGAAATCAGGAAAGAATGCCACAGCACATTTAAGATCTGATGATGTAGcgaaggggtacgtgatagtattatttttaatacaaaatactacaaaatatgacacaagttttattaatttacggatgggatatacctaaaccttgctacaacactataggcagtgtacctaatcgtagagtagtgtagtttttagtaagtccggttcgttccacagggagctggtgatacttactatatttttaactatatttatacaaaatatatat
This genomic stretch from Rutidosis leptorrhynchoides isolate AG116_Rl617_1_P2 chromosome 11, CSIRO_AGI_Rlap_v1, whole genome shotgun sequence harbors:
- the LOC139874390 gene encoding uncharacterized mitochondrial protein AtMg00810-like, which translates into the protein MRVCKLKKSIYGLKQASRNWYHKFTRLLTRIGYEQSKEDHSLFIYKTANVFVAALIYVDDVILVGNDTNQIKRTKSYLDKEFCIKDLGSLKYFLGIEVARTSEGLVLSQRKYTLDLLEDSGLQGCRPSSFPMEPNLKLDKGEEEEKVDASQYRRLVGPLLYLQATRPDITYSVNILSQFVADPRRNHMEATTRVLRYLKTTAGQGILLPKDGEINLVAYCDSDWLGCPFSRRSRSGYLLLLGGAPISWKSKKQSVVSRSFAEAEYRAMAIAVSEVL
- the LOC139874388 gene encoding putative disease resistance RPP13-like protein 1; this encodes MAIGELFLGVFLNVLFEKMAYPELIRLARSVRVDSELDKWRSTFTLIQAVLVDAGKKHLENISIQLWLNELHHLAYDIDDVLDDLATEAMRHPLIQQSRASTSKVLKFIPNKFHALKYEELVDVSGIVGREGDKEALIGKLVWNESCDQNVSIMSIVGLDGIGKTTLARLFYNDKKVKDHFELTSWVCVSDEFNVFNISKAIFKDVGGDDRKFEALNQLQVAISEKKIQIKGS
- the LOC139874386 gene encoding cyclin-dependent kinase F-4-like; amino-acid sequence: MERYQRLEALGEGAFGVVCKALDRKTNEIVAVKRMKDDHGSFKECMNLIEVKSLLEMNNHPNIIKLKEIHKKGDILYLIFEYMECSLYDRLKNQTEYFSETQIKSMCFQLFQGLAYAHAKGYIHRDLKPGNILVSKDVIKICDFGQAREIDDKIPFTDYVTTRWYRAPEVILGQDIYDFSVDMWAMGTIMVELYNRKPLFDCESGQAVLCKICKVIGTPTESTWKYGIKLASEKGFEFPKFSGVKLSELVPTASPEAVDLIGTLLSWNPHKRGTAMEVLIHPFFKSCRDVLRSELRHERSLKRRKCDENEDDLKRRIEAYWFDY